The Candidatus Zixiibacteriota bacterium genomic sequence AAGTGCTGTAAACGGAATTAAACAGCACATAATCGGTCGTAAGATCAGCACCCCAGCCTTTTGAACTTGCCTTTCCGTTGTGCAGATCTAGTTTGACCTGGATATGGGATTCACGCAGTAATTTTTTCAGGTAGTTTTTATCTTTCTGTATCGGCCTGCCCTTTTCGAGCACGAGCACCAACTCGCTCTCATCACCCAGATACAGATCAACTTTTTCATAGTTAAAAGGCACCCCCGCATTGCCGGCCGCGCAGATAATCCGCCCCCAGTTGGGATCCCGGCCGAATATAGCGGTTTTGACAAGAGTGGAATTGGAAATCGTACGAATCAACTGCCTGGCAATCTTCTCGCTGGGCGCATGAATGACCGAATACTCAATATATTTCGAAGCCCCCTCGCCGTCGGAGACAATCAGCTTGGCCAGATGCATCATCATCGTTTCCAGTTGTTCTTTGAATATGTCATAACCGACATCTCTTTTGGTTTTGATCATCTCGTTTTCGGCCATACCGTTGGCCAGCACCGCCACCATATCGTTGGTGGAGGTATCACCATCCACGGTGATCATGTTGAAAGATCTGTTTACCGATTCTTTCACCATCCGCTTCAAAAGTTTCGGATCGATCGATACGTCTGTAACAATAAAAGCCAGCATGGTTGCCATATTGGGATGTATCATCCCCGATCCTTTGGCGATCCCCGCTATATTGACCTCGAAACCGTCGATATCGAATTCCAGGAAACCTTCTTTGGCAAATGTATCCGTGGTCAGTATGGCGTTGGCGACAAACGACCCCGCCTTGGATCTGGATGAGAGTTTCTTGACATTTTTGCGGATGCCCCTGACTATATCCTCAGTGGGAAACGGTTCCCCGATCAGGCCTGTCGATGCGACCAATACCATCTCTTTTTCGATCCCGAGT encodes the following:
- the argJ gene encoding bifunctional glutamate N-acetyltransferase/amino-acid acetyltransferase ArgJ, which gives rise to MLKNITNVRGIKCWGAHIGVKSMRRDLAIIYSEVPASATAVFTQNKVLAEPLKVSKKHIADGQAQAIVINAGNANACTGKQGLEGAHAMAEATAEELGIEKEMVLVASTGLIGEPFPTEDIVRGIRKNVKKLSSRSKAGSFVANAILTTDTFAKEGFLEFDIDGFEVNIAGIAKGSGMIHPNMATMLAFIVTDVSIDPKLLKRMVKESVNRSFNMITVDGDTSTNDMVAVLANGMAENEMIKTKRDVGYDIFKEQLETMMMHLAKLIVSDGEGASKYIEYSVIHAPSEKIARQLIRTISNSTLVKTAIFGRDPNWGRIICAAGNAGVPFNYEKVDLYLGDESELVLVLEKGRPIQKDKNYLKKLLRESHIQVKLDLHNGKASSKGWGADLTTDYVLFNSVYST